One Arthrobacter sp. B3I4 genomic window, AATCCATGGAACAACAACAGGATTTCGCACAGCACTGGGAAGTCACCTACCTGGACACCGAGAGCGGCCGGGTTCGCACCGAGTCGTTCGACGACGCTGTGTCGGCCGAACGCTTTGCCTGCCGGCACGCCCACGACGAGCACGGCTGGGTCGTTGTCGATGCGGTACATCCCACGGAAGGCCGCGCCGCCGCCTGATCCCGGGGTCCCGGTCCGGCTCGCCGCCGGAAAACGTGAAAAGGCCCCCACCCGAAGGTGGAGGCCCCATCACTTAGCCGCTGCTGCGGGACGCCGCCTAAGCGAAGTCGGACACGGCCGGGTCGGCGCCGATGCGGCCCGCGCCCTCCGCGGTGCGGTCCAAGCCGTTGATGGCCTCAACATCCGTGGCGTCGAGGGTGACGTCCAGCGCCGCATAGTTCTCCCGGATCCGCGACTCTGTCACGGACTTCGGGATGACGACGTTGCCGATCGCGAGGTGCCAGGCGATGACAACCTGCGCCGGTGTGGCGTTGTGCTTGGCTGCGATCTGGGCAACCACCGGGCTTTCCAGCAGCTCGCCGCCCTGGCCGAGCGGAGACCAGGCTTCGGTGAGGATGCCGTGGGAAGCATTGAATTCCCGCAGCGCTGCCTGGTTGAAGAACGGGTGAAGCTCAATCTGGTGGATGGCAGGCACGACGCCGGTCTCGTCGATGATGCGCTGCAGCCCCTCCTTGGTGAAGTTGGAGACGCCGATGGACTTTACCCGGCCCTGCTTCTGAAGCTCAATGAGCGCCTTCCAGGTATCCACGAACTTGTCCTGCTTGGGCTGCATCCAGTGGATGAGGTACAGATCCAGGGACTCAAGCCCCAGTCGTTCCATGGATTCCTCGAACGCCTTAAGCGTGGAGTCGTAGCCCTGGTCGGCGTTCCACAGCTTGGTGGTGATGAAGATTTCCTCCGGCTTAAGACCCGAGGTCTCGATCGCCCGGCCTACCCCGGCTTCATTTCCGTAGATCTTGGCGGTGTCGATATGCCGGAAGCCGGCCTCGAATGCCTGGCCGACCACCTTCTCAGCGACGTCGTCCTCAACCTGCCACACGCCGTAACCGAGCTGAGGGATGGTGTTGCCGTCATTGAATTTCAGTTCAGGTGAAAAAGTCATCTTTTTATCCTGCCAACTCATTGCTCCCGGCGCCAGCGTTTTATGCGACGCTAAGCTAGCCGCTTAACTCGGAATATCCGCCGGTAACGTGCGGGAATCAGCCAGCCGCCGCCTCGGTGAGCCGGCGTTCGGCGTCGTCGATGTGCTCCACCACAGTCTCCGCCCGGCGTCGCACGGAAGCGGCCCCTACCGGCACCGGCCCGACGGCGAGGCGGAGCATGGCGGCCGCTTCCGCCGTCATGGCCAACGAGTTCCCGGCGGTCGAGAGTGAACGGTGCACGCCCGCCAAGGGGCCCGGGATGTCGAGACCCTCGCTGGGCGAGCGGCGCTGGGCCTCCTTGCAGATCCGGCGGACCCGGACGGCCAGCTCGGAGAGTTCGTTCGCGATCTGCACCAACTCGGCGTACAGCTCCTCGTCTTCCACCCCTTCGAGGACCTGGTGATACCGGTCCAGCCCGCGGATGAAACGGTCGTGGGCACGCCGCCACAGACCCTTGCCGAGTTCGGCGTCGTCCTTGCGTCCCTGCCGCGCGGCGCTGAAGAATCCCAACGGTGTCCTAGAGGTACTGTCCCGGACCATGGTCCGGGTCTGCGGGTTGGGAGGGGTCCATCCCCGGCCGTGGCTCGGCGGCCCGCTGGGGCTCGCCGTTCTCACCAATGATGACGCCGGGTGCGATCATCGTCCCGGGCGGCAGCTGACGCAGCTGCATCTGGGCGGCGGCGTGCTCGCGGGCGGCATGCTGCGCCGCGATGGCCGTCTGGATGCCGTGGAACAGGCCCTCGAGCCAACCGACCAGCTGGGCCTGGGCGATGCGGAGCTCAGCGTCGGAGGGGGCACCATCCTCGGGGAACGGCAGGTGGATGCGCTCCAGTTCCTGGACCAGTTCGGGAGCCAGTCCGTCTTCCAGTTCCTTGATGGAGCGTTCGTGGATTTCGGCCAGCCGGATGCGCGCAGCGTTGTCCAGCGGGGCGGACTTCACTTCGTCGAGCAGCTGCTTCAACATGGTGCCGATTCGCATCACCTTGGCCGGCTCGTCCACCAGGTCCTGGAGGTGGCTCGCCCGGCTGCGCGGTGCGGTGGCAGCAACGGGTGGGCCGTCCACTGGGGTTCCCTCCACCGGGGCTCCTGCCTCTGGCGCTCCTGAATCTGCAACGGCTGTATCCGGAACGACTGCATCGGGCACATCAGAGTCCGGAGCTGCTGCCTTGGGGTTGCCGTCGCCGGGCTGAGTGTGGTTCGACTCGCTCATGGCTTCATACTCTCACGCTCAAGTTCGGCCCGTCGGACGCCCGGTGATCCGGCCCCCCCGCCGGAAAAGGCAGAAGGCGCCGGGGGAACTGGGTCCCCCGGCGCCTTCTGCGCCGGCTCTGCACTTAGCAGCAGCGGCCCTGCGGGTTGCTGTCCTGGCGGTCCGTATGGTCCCGCCAGAAGTCACGTTCACACATCGGTGGCCCGTCGTGTCCCGAGACCCGATGGTGCTCCAGGTACTTCTTGTAGGCGTCGGCTCCGAGGACACCGCTGAAGTAGTCCGCAAAGCCCCGGAGTCCGGCTACCAGCGCGTTCATAGCAGCAACCGCTAGTGCCGAGTGGAGTGTTCGAGCCGCTGGTCCGCAGGCAGCTTCTTCCACTCCGCATCCAGCGCGCGCTCTGCCGGGGTAGGAATGAACCCGGCCGGCGCGAAGACGCGGGACGGCAGCGCCGGATCCTCGTACTCCACATTGGCGAGGCCCGCGGAGGCGTTGCGGTAGGCCTTTGCCGTTGCAATCAGCGCCGTGATGATGACGATGATGCTCAGCACCACGAAGATCACCGAGAGCCATCCCTGGATCATCGTGTTGCGGACTACGGCTTCCATGGCAGCCGTCGTCTTGGCCGTACCAAAGGACGTTTTCCCGTCGGCGAGGGCCTTGGCGAAGGCAGCGTTGTTGGCGAAGTACCCGACGGCGGGCACCGGCGAGAAAATCTTGTAGAAGCTCGCCGTGATGGTGACGACTGCTGCAAAGGCCAGCGGCAGGGCCACGATCCAGAGGTACTTGAAGGTGCCCCGCTTGGCCACGATCGCGAGGACCACCGACAGTGCGATGGCCGCGAGCAGCTGGTTGGCGATGCCGAAGAGCGGGAACAACGTGTTGATGCCGCCGAGCGGGTCGGTAACGCCCATGAGCAGCACAGCGCCCCAGGCCAGCACCATGACGGCGGTGGCCAGCCAGGCTCCCGGCCGCCAGGAGTGGTCCTTGAATTTCGGAACGAAGTTGCCGATCGAGTCCTGCAGCATGAAGCGGGCGACGCGGGTGCCGGCGTCGACCGCCGTCAGGATGAAGAGCGCCTCGAACATGATGGCGAAGTGGTACCAGAAAGCCATCATTGCGGTACCGCCAATGAACTGCTGCATGATGTGCGCCAGGCCCACGGCGAGGGTGGGAGCGCCGCCGGAGCGGGAAATGATGCTTTGCTCGCCGACGTCCTTGGCGGTCTGGGCGAGGACATCGGGGGTGATGTTAACACCGGCCAGGCCCAGGCTGTTGACCCATTGCGCGGCTGTTTCCACGGTGCCGCCGGTCAGGGCCGTCGGGGCGTTCATGGCGAAGTAGATGCCGCGGTCGATCGAGATGGCTGCGACGAGCGCCATGATGGCCACGAAGGATTCCATCAGCATGCCGCCGTAGCCGATGAGCCGGGTCTGGCGTTCCTTTTCGATGAGTTTCGGCGTCGTACCCGAGGAGATCAGCGCGTGGAAACCGGAGAGGGCACCGCAGGCGATGGTGACGAACAGGAACGGGAACACCGCACCGGAGAAGACGGGGCCGTTGTCCCGGGAGGCGAATTCGCTGAACGCCGGGACGGTGATTTCCGGACGCACGACAATGATGGCCAGCGCCAGCATCACGATCACGCCGATCTTCATGAAGGTGGAGAGGTAGTCACGCGGTGCGAGCAACAGCCAGACTGGCAGAATCGCCGCGATGAAACCGTAGATGATCAGGCCCCAGGCGATGGTGACCTTGTCCAGGTGGAAGAACGCGGCACCCCATTCGGTGCCGGCCACGGCGCCGCCGCCAATGATTGCGGCCATGAGCAGCACGAAGCCGATCAGTGAAACTTCCATCACCTTGCCCGGGCGCAGGTACCGCAGGTAGACGCCCATGAACAGGGCGATCGGGATAGTCATGCCCACCGAGAAGACACCCCAGGGGCTTTCGCCGAGGGCGTTGACGACGACGAGGGCCAGGATGGCGACGATGATCACCATGATCAGAAGGGTCGCGACGAGGGCCGCGGTGCCGCCGATGACGCCGAGCTCTTCGCGGGCCATCTGGCCAAGGGAGCGGCCGCCGCGGCGCATGGAGAAGAAGAGGACCAGGTAATCCTGGACAGCGCCGGCAAGGACGACACCGATAATGATCCAGATGGTGCCCGGCAGGTAGCCCATCTGGGCGGCGATGACCGGGCCCACCAGCGGACCCGCGCCGGCGATGGCGGCGAAGTGGTGGCCGAACAGGACGTTGCGGTCGGTCCGGACGTAGTCCTTGCCGTCGGCCTTGTATTCGGCGGGGGTGGCGCGGCGGTCGTTCGGCCTGGCGATGTAACGCTCAATCACCTTGGAGTAGAAGCGGTAGCCGATCAGATAGGTGCAGACCGAGGCGAACACGAACCAGATCGCGTTCACCGTCTCACCACGGACGATGGCCAGCATGAACCAGGCGACGCCGCCCAGCAATGCGATTGCCGCCCAGAGGGCAATTTTCGCGGGGGTCCAGTTGCGCTCTTCCGCTTCGCGGGTGGCCTCGTCGACGGCCGTCGCCGGCAGGCCCGGCACCGGTGTGATGTCCTCGTCAACTTGCGCGGTTTTCGGCCTGCCATCCGGCATTGTGCCCATGTCTCCTCCTTGAGAATTCTCAACGAGCAGACCAACAGTCAGACCTGCCCCATGGCACCCTACCAACGCACCCGGCTTGTCGGCAGCGGCGGAAGACCGCCGCGCCGGTGCGGTCGCCAGGCGGTGCCGAGTCCGCGGTGAACGGCGGCTTTGCGGAAACCCTCAGGCGGGGCCGGCCAGTTGCATCAGGCGCGCTTCGCACAGGTCCAGCCAGCGGACCTCCGCCTCGGTCTGGAAGATCAAGGAATCCAGGACCAGAAGCCGCGCTGTGTCCGCCGGGCGGGGGCGTGCGGCCGCTTCCCGGCGGGACTTGGTGTATTCCTGCAGCGCCCGGATGGAGACTGCCCGCTGGGTTTGGATCAGCGCACCGACGTCGACGGCGGGAAGCGTCAGGGCCAGTGCGAGCTTGATCGCAAGTTCGTTGCGGGGCGGATTGGTCCGGGCGACCGGCGAGTGGAACCAAGCTTGGGCTTCCGCCAGCCCGACGTCCGTGATGCTGTAGATGACGTGGCCTTCGCCGTCGCTGCCGTCTTTTTGCACCAGTCCGTCGCGTTCAAGGCGGTCAAGCGTGGTGTAGACCTGCCCGATATTGAGGGGCCAGGACGAACCGGTGCGGTCCTCGAACGCGGCCCGCAGTTGGTAACCGTAGCGGGGGCGGTCCTGCAACAACGCCAGGAGGCTGTGGCGGATAGACATGGTGGATCCGACGGTAGCAGGACAACGGCATACACGCGCCCCAAGACGCGTGTATACCGCGTATGGAATTACTCTATCGCTATTCGCGCGGGCCAGCGTTCAAAATATGCCGCCTCCGCCATGCTTCGCGTCACCCTTGCGACTAGAGGACCAGCAGGACCTTACCCACGTGCTCACCGGAGTCAAAGTAGCGGTGCGCCGCCTGCACCTGGTCCAGCGGGAAGGTCTTGGCCACGAGCGGGTGGATTCGTCCCTCCACCAGCAGCGGCCATACTGCGTCGCGGACCGCGTTCATGATGACCGTCTTCTCCTCCACCGGGCGGGGACGAAGCGAAGTGGCGATGATTGCAGCGCGTTTTCGGAGCAACACGCTGAGGTCCAGTTCGCCTTTTGTGCCGCCCTGCAGACCGATCACCACGAGCCGGCCGTAGTCCGCAAGGGCGTCCACGTTCTGCTCGAGATATTTGGCGCCGACCACATCAAGAATCACGTCGGCACCCTTGCCACCGTTCTGGGCGCGCAGGCTGTCGGGAAATTTCTCCTCCGCGTAATTGATCGCGATGTCGGCTCCAAGAAAAGCCTTGGCGGTGCCGACCTTTTCGGCGGTGCCTGCGGTGGCAGCGACACGGGCGCCCAAGGCCTTGGCCAGCTGGATGGCCATGGTGCCGATGCCACCGGTGGCACCGTGGACGAGCACTGTTTCCCCGGGCTGCAGTTGCGCCGTCATGACCAAATTGGAATATACGGTCGCTGCGACTTCGGGCAGTGCCGCGGCGGTGACCAGGTCCACCCCGTCCGGAACCCGCAGAACCTGGCCGGCCGGGACCGCCACCTGTTGGGCATAGCCGCCTCCCGCGAGCAGCGCGACGACTTTGTCGCCGACCGAGAAAGGTTTGGCGACGCCGGTGCCAAACCCTGAGATCCGCCCCGAAACCTCAAGGCCGGGAATCTCCGAAGCTCCAGGGGGCGGCGGGTAAAAGCCCCTGCGCTGCTGGACGTCCGCCCGGTTCAGGCCGGCGGCCACCACATCGATCAGTACCTCGCCGGGGCCGGGAACGGGCGGCGGGACCTCGCGGAGTTCCAGAACCTCCGGACCGCCGGGCTTTGAGATGTAGACAGCCTTCATGGAGTTCTCCGATTCCTAACTTATTTGTGCGGGCATGCCGGCCGAAACGCACGGCACGAACAACGCCCACTCCAGCCTAGGGCGCCGGACCGGCGCCGTCAGCGAGCGCCGCCGGCTTTTTGTGGCTGCTGACCGACTGTGAAAGACTACGCGTTAGGGAAGGTTGTCCGAGCGGCCGAAGGAGCTGGTCTTGAAAACCAGTGTGCGGTAACCCCGTACCAAGAGTTCGAATCTCTTACCTTCCGCGGTAAGCGCGGTTTTCGTAGCTGAAGGGGCCGTTGTGTCGACCTAAAGGTCGGCGCAGCGGCCCCTTTCCCGTTCCCCAGGCCCGGCTGAGGAACGGCTAGGCTCCCGCTTGACTGATCGTGAAGGCGGATAGGAAGCCCAGCGCGGCAATCAGGCCTGTGAGAATGTGGTGCTCCTCGAAGGCCTCCGGGATCATGGTGTCCGCGAGCATGGCCAGAATGGCGCCGGCGGCGGTGGCGGTGATGAAGGCGACGAGTTCGGCCGACGCGTTCTGCAGGCTCAGGTATCCGATCAGGGAAGCAAGCCCGGAGATCAGGGCTATTCCACCCCACACGCCAAAAACGTAGCCGGCGCTTCGGCCGGATTTTTTCATCCCGGCGGTGCTGGACAGGCCTTCGGGAACGTTGGAGATGAAGACGGCCGCCAGCATCGCGGGGCTCACCGCACCCCCGGCGACCAGACCCAGGCCGAGGACCACGGACTCCGGGATCCCGTCAAGCAACGCTCCGACGGCGATGGCGGTGCCGCTGCCGGGTTTTTCCCGCTCCGAGGGCTGCTTGCCGGCTGACCGCTTTCGGTGCTTGGCTCCGTGCCGGGCCAACAGGGCGTTCGCTGCCACGTAGACCAGCGCTCCGCCCAGGAAACCCGCGGCGGTTGGCCACAGGCCTCCGCCTTGCGCCGCTTCTTCCACGAGATCGAAGGCGAGG contains:
- a CDS encoding aldo/keto reductase; the encoded protein is MTFSPELKFNDGNTIPQLGYGVWQVEDDVAEKVVGQAFEAGFRHIDTAKIYGNEAGVGRAIETSGLKPEEIFITTKLWNADQGYDSTLKAFEESMERLGLESLDLYLIHWMQPKQDKFVDTWKALIELQKQGRVKSIGVSNFTKEGLQRIIDETGVVPAIHQIELHPFFNQAALREFNASHGILTEAWSPLGQGGELLESPVVAQIAAKHNATPAQVVIAWHLAIGNVVIPKSVTESRIRENYAALDVTLDATDVEAINGLDRTAEGAGRIGADPAVSDFA
- a CDS encoding bacterial proteasome activator family protein, which translates into the protein MSESNHTQPGDGNPKAAAPDSDVPDAVVPDTAVADSGAPEAGAPVEGTPVDGPPVAATAPRSRASHLQDLVDEPAKVMRIGTMLKQLLDEVKSAPLDNAARIRLAEIHERSIKELEDGLAPELVQELERIHLPFPEDGAPSDAELRIAQAQLVGWLEGLFHGIQTAIAAQHAAREHAAAQMQLRQLPPGTMIAPGVIIGENGEPQRAAEPRPGMDPSQPADPDHGPGQYL
- a CDS encoding YbdD/YjiX family protein, translating into MNALVAGLRGFADYFSGVLGADAYKKYLEHHRVSGHDGPPMCERDFWRDHTDRQDSNPQGRCC
- a CDS encoding carbon starvation CstA family protein, with amino-acid sequence MPDGRPKTAQVDEDITPVPGLPATAVDEATREAEERNWTPAKIALWAAIALLGGVAWFMLAIVRGETVNAIWFVFASVCTYLIGYRFYSKVIERYIARPNDRRATPAEYKADGKDYVRTDRNVLFGHHFAAIAGAGPLVGPVIAAQMGYLPGTIWIIIGVVLAGAVQDYLVLFFSMRRGGRSLGQMAREELGVIGGTAALVATLLIMVIIVAILALVVVNALGESPWGVFSVGMTIPIALFMGVYLRYLRPGKVMEVSLIGFVLLMAAIIGGGAVAGTEWGAAFFHLDKVTIAWGLIIYGFIAAILPVWLLLAPRDYLSTFMKIGVIVMLALAIIVVRPEITVPAFSEFASRDNGPVFSGAVFPFLFVTIACGALSGFHALISSGTTPKLIEKERQTRLIGYGGMLMESFVAIMALVAAISIDRGIYFAMNAPTALTGGTVETAAQWVNSLGLAGVNITPDVLAQTAKDVGEQSIISRSGGAPTLAVGLAHIMQQFIGGTAMMAFWYHFAIMFEALFILTAVDAGTRVARFMLQDSIGNFVPKFKDHSWRPGAWLATAVMVLAWGAVLLMGVTDPLGGINTLFPLFGIANQLLAAIALSVVLAIVAKRGTFKYLWIVALPLAFAAVVTITASFYKIFSPVPAVGYFANNAAFAKALADGKTSFGTAKTTAAMEAVVRNTMIQGWLSVIFVVLSIIVIITALIATAKAYRNASAGLANVEYEDPALPSRVFAPAGFIPTPAERALDAEWKKLPADQRLEHSTRH
- a CDS encoding PadR family transcriptional regulator, whose amino-acid sequence is MSIRHSLLALLQDRPRYGYQLRAAFEDRTGSSWPLNIGQVYTTLDRLERDGLVQKDGSDGEGHVIYSITDVGLAEAQAWFHSPVARTNPPRNELAIKLALALTLPAVDVGALIQTQRAVSIRALQEYTKSRREAAARPRPADTARLLVLDSLIFQTEAEVRWLDLCEARLMQLAGPA
- a CDS encoding NAD(P)H-quinone oxidoreductase, coding for MKAVYISKPGGPEVLELREVPPPVPGPGEVLIDVVAAGLNRADVQQRRGFYPPPPGASEIPGLEVSGRISGFGTGVAKPFSVGDKVVALLAGGGYAQQVAVPAGQVLRVPDGVDLVTAAALPEVAATVYSNLVMTAQLQPGETVLVHGATGGIGTMAIQLAKALGARVAATAGTAEKVGTAKAFLGADIAINYAEEKFPDSLRAQNGGKGADVILDVVGAKYLEQNVDALADYGRLVVIGLQGGTKGELDLSVLLRKRAAIIATSLRPRPVEEKTVIMNAVRDAVWPLLVEGRIHPLVAKTFPLDQVQAAHRYFDSGEHVGKVLLVL